From Myxocyprinus asiaticus isolate MX2 ecotype Aquarium Trade chromosome 25, UBuf_Myxa_2, whole genome shotgun sequence, one genomic window encodes:
- the gja12.2 gene encoding gap junction Cx32.2 protein: MGDWGFLSKLLDKVQSHSTNIGKVWLTVLLIFRIMVLGAGLDKVWGDEQSSMVCNIKTPGCLNACYDTAFPISHMRFWVLQFIFVATPTLLYFGYVLHVIHKENKLRQHLQNKAEISGVKLPKYTDDNGKVYYKGSLLGCYMMSLILTIVFEAGFIVGQHYLIGLWMPKKMDCYVEPCPKVGLHCFTSRPTEKTIFIIFMLVISCVSLALNVGEIFYLMGQRAKHRKRPMLEIQNITPTETFC, encoded by the coding sequence ATGGGGGACTGGGGATTCCTCTCCAAGTTACTTGATAAAGTGCAATCTCACTCAACCAATATTGGAAAGGTGTGGCTGACAGTTCTGCTGATCTTCAGAATCATGGTTCTTGGCGCTGGACTTGATAAAGTCTGGGGAGATGAGCAGTCCAGCATGGTCTGCAACATCAAAACCCCTGGTTGCTTAAACGCCTGTTATGACACTGCCTTCCCAATTTCCCACATGCGTTTCTGGGTGCTCCAATTCATCTTTGTGGCCACACCAACTCTGCTCTACTTTGGCTATGTTTTGCACGTCATCCACAAGGAAAACAAACTGAGACAGCATTTGCAAAACAAGGCTGAGATAAGTGGTGTCAAACTACCCAAGTACACTGATGATAATGGGAAGGTTTACTACAAAGGAAGCCTGCTTGGTTGTTATATGATGAGTCTTATTTTGACCATTGTGTTTGAGGCAGGTTTTATTGTGGGCCAGCACTATTTAATTGGCCTTTGGATGCCTAAAAAGATGGACTGTTATGTGGAACCTTGTCCAAAGGTTGGCCTACATTGTTTCACATCCCGTCCAACGGAAAAGACCATCTTTATCATCTTCATGCTTGTAATATCGTGTGTGTCTTTAGCTTTGAATGTAGGAGAGATATTCTATCTGATGGGTCAAAGAGCCAAGCACAGAAAACGACCAATGcttgaaatacaaaatataacCCCCACTGAGacattttgctaa